The sequence tatcatcaatatttaaaacagttgagtacatttttcttcgggattcttttatgaatagaaaaatctaaagatcagcatttatatgaaataaaaagcttttgtaacattatacactgtaccatttaaaagcttggagtctgtatgtttttttttggggaaagaaattaatacttttatttaaaaaggatgcaaatgatcaaaagtgaagataaagacatttataatgttacaaaagatttctatttcagataaatgctgtttttcaaagaaacctgaaaaaaatctactccggtgttttcaataaaaataataaaaaataaaaaaaaattgagcagcaaatcagaatattagaatgatttcttaaggatcatgtgaccggAGTAATGaaatcacgggaataaattacatttatttaaacattattttaaatagtaaaaatatttctaaattgtactgtttttgctgtactttggattaaataaatgcaggcttggtgagcagaagagacttctttaaaaaacattaaaaaccttaccgttcagaaacttttgactggtagtgtacactTCCATTTAAATGTTAGGGGTAAGTaagatcttttattttcttttaagaaacagtttttaactttgccatcacagtaataaattgcaatttaaaatattctctaaatatttttactgtaatattatttaactatattactgtacttttgataaaataaattcagtcttgGTGAGGGACTTTcaaaaacttcattaaaaaaacaatcccaaacttttgtttGGTAGTGTATATCAACTGTATAGCTGTGTTAAACCATTCAGTTTACCAAGAAAATGTCAGCATATCCTGCGAGGGACTCAACGCCTTCCTGAATGCGGGCTCCACCGGAGTCATTCAGACCAATCACTGGAGCTCCCACCATCATTGCCTGGTCCATGATCTAAGAATTCAATTGCAGACGTGTTGTGAGAAATCTCACTGTTTGACAGCATTATGCCTGTGTTTTAAACAAAACGACTTTAGTCAGGTCCAAAAAACGCTCAGCAACCAACCTCACCTTGCAGATCTTCTGAGCGTGAGCTCCTGATAAACTGCCTCCAAACACTGTGAAGTCCTGAGAACAGAAGAGCATTTCACTCGTGAAAGCCTAActgagataataaaataaaaattaccacaAACCCACATTCGAATCATACCTGGCTGAAAACATACACCAATCTGCCATTGATCCTTCCCTGTCCGGTCACCACGCTGTCTCCTGGGTACTGAACACACATGTGTATGTAAAAGACACGTGCAATTTTACAAAATTAGTGACTGATTGGGCCCCACTCTGTAAGTTCGCCCCCTAGTGGACCCCAGTCTCCTGGTTAAggattacttaaaaaatatttgcttaaCAAGATGTTTTTAATCTTTGAAACTCTCTCTGTCAAACATTCGAGAGCATTTCGCGGTATTGTTATGTAGATTCTTTGAGCAGAGAGGTGGAGGTTTCATACCTTATTATGATCTGCCTCCATGCCAAAGTCAGAGCAGCGATGCTCCACAAACATGTCATACTCCACAAACGAGTCCGGGTCCAGCAGGAGCTCCAGTCTCTCGCGCGCTGTCAGTTTACCCTGCGCCCAGGATTTCAGAGCTCTTCTTAAACTGTTGTGCTTTCACTCATGTCACGTCAGCTGCATTCATTCTCCAGTAAGCTGTCAGAACTTACCCTTTTGTGCTGTGCAGCTATCCTCAGCTGTCCTCCTCCTGTAAGCGCTGCCTTTCGTTTCTGCTCGATTCTCTCCTGCACTGACAGATGGCTGACCGAATAGCATCTTGCATTTTGCAGAACTTTCGACCGGGTGAGTGCCCCAGCGTACGGAATCTGACCTAcacttttaaaagaacatttcagCCCGTGTAACAGTCCCAGGCTACTTCGCATTAACGTGTAGGTCGCCATCACTGCTACACCGAGGGCACCGGATTCTGTGGAAAAACCTGTCGCTGtcttcagccaatcacaaacgAGCGCATACTTTTTACAGCCAATCAGTACTAGGTTAGCGAAGCGGGCGTGAGTGAGTGATCCAATCGCCGAAGAGATGTGTGTAGTTAAGCGAACTTGATAGATGTAGTCCATACTAATGTCAACCATGAAAAACGACAGTTCCCAACAGTAAgtaaggacacacacacatcttagagtcaaaagtaacaataatttaaatacaaacatagTGAAAGACGTAAAAGCAGAACAGACATCGACAGAATTATTAGCTAGATGTTTTATTGATTATTActaaatgttatttcatttaacGAGAGAAAGTAATTATTGATCTCAGATGCAGCACAGAGCCTCTGCTCGCAGTAGCGTGTGGTGAATACAGTCAGACACTAGGGGGCAGTAATCACTGGAGGCCGCGTGTAATTCCAGGCGCTCTTTTACGCTTGTTTGGTATTGTTCCTCTCAGGGTGCAAAAGTTATCAGAGGAATAATAAGCAACGAAACTGGCTCTTAGCATAGTCTAATGTATGCAAATATTTTGTAGAGTAGCGAACTCAGTTGAACGCTGCATAAACACATCACTCAAACGGGAGTTTGTCGCACTAGCTGAGGAGAGAAAAGCGCTCTTATTCAACAACACGAAGAAAAGTGCAGACAATATTAGCTAGCTAGCGAACTAGCAACCAGGCGAATTGTGATTTGTTCagttaaactttaaaaacaacCGCTGTGGTGGACTGtatcagtattttttctttttttgtgcgactcgtttttttttctctttttccatttCGTGTTTGTGGACCGTTTATACACCCAGCTCGCGCCACCGACAGTAATGTTACAGCTCGAGGCCTGTTGTGCCTCTCACTAAAATGCTGTTTATCGTTCAGTCCTTCGTGTCTGTGCGCTTTATCACAAAAGCTCTCTCTACTGAGGCATTTGGGATCTGACACGCATGGAAAACAGACTCTAGTCTGTGTTATACATCGCCTACACCAGCTTATTAGCACCGGACTGACCGTCTGGAGGATCTTCTCGAAATCAATATAAAGCTTTGACATGATAACAGGCAGACGACTCAAAGCCGCTCATCTGCTTGCGAGTCATGTCAAATTACACTCTTTGTCTGAAGCGTTGGGTGAAGCCTGGTTGATTGAGTTATCGTGTATTGGGGGTCTGAGCAAGACTCGCTGTCAGTAGCCGATCAGCCCGCTTCTCTCGTCCTGCCGCTGTCTGATCCCGCGGAGATGAACCCGGTGAACGCCACCGCGCTGTACGTGTCGGCGTGCCGCTCACTTCTGCAGTGCGACCCCAAAGACCCGGACACATACGGAGGGCTGTTTAACGTCCTGCCTTTCTTTAGGGACTCCCTATCCTGCTTGGTGTGTGGTAAGTGCCTTTCTGTACCAGAGGCCGTGCTATGTTTAGAATATAGTCACACAATATAGTTTGCGTTAATATAATAAGCAACACGCTTATATGTTCTCAGTTTAGCACAGCCCCGAGTTtcttattgcttttattaaacgttttattactttgtaataaaatattgagCACAGCTTTTCATTTAAACGTAATTTAATTAAGCAAAATACTGAGGTAGTGCTGTCCAACGATTAATCGTgtttaatcgcatccaaaataaaagtttttgtttacataatatatttgcataatatacattatgcatttacacaatatatttgtcgtatatatatatataaataaatgcacacatacgtttatatatatatatatatatatatatatatatatatatatatatatgcgttatttatatattatgtttatatgtaattaattatatgaatataaatatatacatgttaattattttcaatatatatactttgtgtgtgtgtacacaactcatacacatatattatgtaagcaaaaacttttattttcgtTGCGATTAATCATGactaatcgtttgacagcactagttgcTACACAACATCAACAAAACGATCTTCGCTTTGCAGTGATATGTCGAAACACtgcatcagccaatcagcattcAGGATTCCATTTTTCAGCAGCTTTGGTCCTGCTAGTATTTTTCCCGTAATGATTTTTAACAAATCTTCGTTTTGAGTTATGAATCAAACCAACCAGTTACAACATTTGGTTTGAAGAAAAGATTATTTGAAATAGTCATATTATGGATACAAATATATTAAGACGTTTGAGAGTATAGTGATAGTAGCAACCAGTATGtctgtttttaatggtttataagttgttaaaaaatattattttttttcctatggagaaatttttgttaatatttttttttttttttttacttcactaaCTTGACTGTTGCACTCCATATAACTAAATATGGTAAGATGTTATTTAGCTATGCATAATTGCTGTGAATTAATCtattgtttactttttatgtagGGAATTTGCTTCAGGATCCAGTTGCTCCAAAAAATTCCTCCTGCCAGCACTATGTTTGCAAGGGTTGTAAAGGCAAGAAAATGTTATTGAAGCCATCGTGCAGCTGGTGTAAAGACTATGAGCAATTTGAGGAGAATAAACAACTCCAGATTCTGATCGACTGCTACAGGAATCTCTGCGAGTGTGTCTCGGTGTGCGTCACAACAGAGCAGAGAGCCTCGGGGGTCAAGGGTTACCCTGAGGTCATGAAGATGCTGGAGGAGGTGTTGGGGGTGAGTCAGGAACAAGAAGACCTCAGTCCTGTCAAAGACACTTTGGATGTTCCTAATCTCAAAACAGAGACGGACTCCTCACAAAACTCTACTGATGTCAGCTTGACTGATTTGGACAAACCCTCTGAGCAGATCCCAGGTGAACTAGAGCCCCCTGAGCCTGTCACTGTTGACAGACCTCAGAAATCAGACTCAGAACTACACATGGGTACCGTCACTGTTAACGTAAAGTGCAAAGTTAGTCAAGAGACAAGCGCCGAATCGGTGCAACCCAGTGCGGAGAGCACAAGCGTCCAGGAGGACCTTAAACCTGACATTACGAGCAAGGATGTGTTGTGGGGACAGTCTAAATCAACACCCGAGCCGTGTCAGAACTCATTACAGTCCCAAACCAGCGGCGCCCTTGCGCCAGGACACCCACCACAACCTCAGACGGGCCTAACGTGCCATGCCACAGCCCACAGAAAAGTGCGTCTGAGCCGAAAGCGCTCTCGCTCTGAAAGCGACAGTGAGATGCTCCAACCTCTGCCCATCACCAGCCTCATCCAGGGGCCATCGGTAGAAGCCACATCTCCGCCGGAAACAGCATTTGAACCAAAAGCGCCCTCCCCACCTGCCGTCATGCTCACTAACGGAGGCGTTTTGAAGGTTAATAAGGCTGTGCTGGATTCAACTAAAAATATCCAGATAAACACAGACCTAGGTAATAAGAAAGTTCAGGCGAAGTCTAAAGTGGCCGTCCCAAAGGCAAAGGCCAAGGTGAAGGACAGGCTGCTGTCAGCTAGCGTTTTAGCAGGACAACCAGGACAGCCCCCTAAAGTCGTATACAAAAAGACACAAGAGAAAAAAGGATGCAAGTGTGGACGAGCCACTCAGAATCCAAGTGTTCTTACCTGCAGAGGTCAAAGATGCCCCTGCTACTCCAACCGTAAGGCCTGCTTGGACTGCATCTGCAGGGGCTGCCAGAACTCATACATGGCCAACGGGGAGAAGAAGCTGGAGGCTTTCGCCGTGCCCGAAAAAGCCCTGGAGCAAACCAGACTCACTCTCGGCATCAACCTCACCAGTATTTCTGTCAGAAACGCTGGCACGAACGCTGCGGGAGTTCTCAGTCTGTCCGCAGGCTCCCCGATGGCCTCTTTCCTCACGTCCAGCGCCGACGAGGACCAGAGTTTTGAAGATGCTCTCGAGATGCATTTCGACTGTTGATAGCTGTCCTGctactgatctctctctctctcagccgtGATCAATTCCCGGTTTATGTTGAACAGAAATGGTCTGTCTGTAGTTTTCATGTCCAACCTCtaccatcacacacaaacacacactgctgtaATGGAAAGTTACTGTGAAGCTGAGTGTTATGGCATATTTcgtttttattttgaaggaacTGTTCGGGTCTGTGTGgctgttttattcaaaatgaacTTAGGATCTGATAAAtgactgttgtttttctttaaatattcgATGACCCAAACCTTAAAATGAGTTTTGCAGGTATTTGTGTGATACGTTTTGTTGGGTAACACGTATAGCTCATTATAAGCTGTCCCAAAGCAGTGATTAATGTGTTTACATTCTGtggtgaaatttatttttaaatatatatgaatatattgcaTCTAAACATTCATCGAAGGTAAAATTCTATACAGCTATCTGTAATGCCTGTTTAACGTCAgataaaatcacaatttattaATGGTGGGAAATGTAGCACTTAGTCCCACTCCCAGTAGTGTTCATGGGTTTAGACACCTGTCCTGGTTGCCATAGTTGTCACTTCCTGCATCACCTCTTGGGCGTCCGGCCAggatataaagttttttttttattttttgttggttgtttattttttttgtgtgtggagtgttgttgtgtgtctttttttttttgttgtttttgatttttaagaAAGACATTTCCATGTTTGTGGGCGGTTTTGTAAGGATGATGAAGCACAAATATGTCACAATATGAAGCTATGTTTCTCCAACTTTGAAAGTTGCTGATTCATTATATCCTCACTAttgtttgttcattgttagttcagaCTGAACTGACTGTTTCATCAGTACAGTATCTACAAAGATTTCTCAAACAAGTGAATGTAAGTGTTCAGTGTGTTGCCTGAGAATGTATTCATGGcagtggtattttttttaaagcaatatgaGAATCAAAATGTTAGATCTTATAAACCCTTTCCCCACACAAAGtcatcatatttgttttgatgCAAACTGTAAACGAGTATTTCAAGATGTTATGTTCTTTGAACGTTTGCCTGAGCACCTTTTAGCACCCGTTCATGCCTCTTTAACTCTGATCCTGATTAGTTGTGTTTGTCTTGCAGTTGTGTTGTGATTCCTGTTCTAGGGACCAAAACTAGAAATATGTGTTGAGGAAGGTCAGTGAACATGTTTACTGTTACACTGCGCCGTTTCTTGTCTTATGTAATGAAGCAGGGTAGACAGTGCTTCATCCGTATCCTTAAATATGCTTGAAAACTCTATCAGTAGGGCTTTGACCAAATATTGAAAAATCTTCTAGTTAAGTCTTGGATCTTAGTGGGATATTGTGTTGTATTTTCAAATCGTATAGTTTGGTAGCGTTGTTTTATTCCTCCCTTTGCTTTTCAATGGTCATTACTTGAACTCAGATTTTAGTTTCTTGATTTTTGAATTACTGGAGAACCTCTTATTATTGCTGGTTTATTCACTGCcacaatgaaataatgaaaattgcagaaagcaacaaaaaataaattatagttttttatttcttgtttttcaaaACAGTGTGTTGCgtcatgtgttgtgtgtgtgtgaaatacgATTAAGACCTTTCATATTCAGGCTTAACCGCTAGAGGGCAACAGTGTTACACCATATTAATAGCTGCACTTTTCATTCAAACatcaaaatgcaaatatttggCTTTAAGGACAAGTTCAGAATTTCAATTGGAATGATTAGCCTAcagcagggttattcaaatcttgccctggagggccaatgctgtgcagagtttagttccaaccctgatcaaagtcacctgcctgtgattttctaatgagcccaaaaacattgattagcatgctcaggtgtgtttgactagggttggaactaaactctgcaccgcattggccctccagggcaagatttgaataaccctggccTACAGCTATTAATCTGACAATTACTGAAAAGTTGATCGTTCTTGCACCACAATATTTGCAGTTTGATTTTTTGATCATATATCaattttatatatgaatgtaGGACCTTAATTATCCAAAAGAAACAGAATTACAACATATTTGCTTCcaacatttttcataaaacactttttaagagTTCAAAAGTGCGAGAAGATTTGAAATGgcaaaaaatttattgtttttttctagaataactaggcagagttatttttattttattttattgcagcttCAATACATGTTTCAACTTTATTCACAGTAGGAATATGATCAAATTCATTTCAGGTCTTTGGAGTGAAAGTCTTAACACAATTGAAATGCATGGTGATATAAgttctgttttttgttaatgCAGTAGTTGTTAGTAATGACAAGCACAAAAACAGCTTTAGCACAATTTGAATTGACAAGAATCATACAATCACTTTAACTGCTGAATATAACGTGTGCATATACTTGTGTATGTTAATGTAGTCAGAACTGAGTATCAGTTCAAGAGAAATTCCTTTGTGGTTCTTCTAATTCCTCATTTGGTTCGtagtaaattagttttaaaaatacacataaatgtgTTAGTCATTATTTGAAATCCATAATACAGTTCTATTAAAATAGCAGAACATCAAATACTTCTTTTCTTTACTCGATGTACAATATAAATCCTCTGTTGTGTTGCAAAAGATAGCATCACAATGTGTGAAATCCCTAAtagacacattttaaatataactacaaGTGTTCGTCAAGCCAAGCGATATAATTTTGCACTGCCCTTATTCCTACAGAGAAGTAGCAGGGCCAGAAAGCAAAGCTCACACAGCCATGAAAACCATCTTCGTAATGTGCGTTAGTGACAGAGACCCCTGCCAGCTCCAGCCTGCGTGCATACATCATCCCATCATCCCTCAAAACATCATGCTCACCGGTCATAATGTAAGCACGCGGCACCATACGCAAAACCTTGTCTTCTGACAGTAACGGAGCAGCTCTGGCATCCAGTAACGCTGGTATATCCTTTAAGATACCTGAAGAACCTGTCACTGGAAACACAGGcttataattttttatcagtCGTTTGGGGAGGAGAGTGGTCCAGTCCAGCTTTGAATGGATTAAGGACATCAGGTTTTGCTCTTGGGCTGTGTGGTTGTTTATCATAAGGGACTGCACAAGGTCAAGGTCGGCACCTAGGTACTCCAACCAGAAACGGGCCATTAGCCTGCGATACAGGATGGGAACATTGTGGTTCTGCTGATAGGAAGCTGTGTTGAAGTCTAGCGCCTGAAGCACTGGGTAAAGCAAGACctgcagttttaatttcacagcaGAAGTGTTGTCTGCTCCAATctagtaacagaaaaaaaatgttgattaacCTAACAACATCTCACTAACTACATTTTAAGACTAAGGCTCCAACAGATCAAGGTTCATACAAAAACTAGCTTTATAATATTtcaatgttataatattttttaaaaactgtataaatattttatatgtagcccatttccaccacaaaaaaaaaaaaaaaaaaaactttggtaaatcataattaaatcATGAGATCaatccctggga is a genomic window of Cyprinus carpio isolate SPL01 chromosome B2, ASM1834038v1, whole genome shotgun sequence containing:
- the msl2a gene encoding E3 ubiquitin-protein ligase MSL2a, which translates into the protein MNPVNATALYVSACRSLLQCDPKDPDTYGGLFNVLPFFRDSLSCLVCGNLLQDPVAPKNSSCQHYVCKGCKGKKMLLKPSCSWCKDYEQFEENKQLQILIDCYRNLCECVSVCVTTEQRASGVKGYPEVMKMLEEVLGVSQEQEDLSPVKDTLDVPNLKTETDSSQNSTDVSLTDLDKPSEQIPGELEPPEPVTVDRPQKSDSELHMGTVTVNVKCKVSQETSAESVQPSAESTSVQEDLKPDITSKDVLWGQSKSTPEPCQNSLQSQTSGALAPGHPPQPQTGLTCHATAHRKVRLSRKRSRSESDSEMLQPLPITSLIQGPSVEATSPPETAFEPKAPSPPAVMLTNGGVLKVNKAVLDSTKNIQINTDLGNKKVQAKSKVAVPKAKAKVKDRLLSASVLAGQPGQPPKVVYKKTQEKKGCKCGRATQNPSVLTCRGQRCPCYSNRKACLDCICRGCQNSYMANGEKKLEAFAVPEKALEQTRLTLGINLTSISVRNAGTNAAGVLSLSAGSPMASFLTSSADEDQSFEDALEMHFDC
- the LOC109059539 gene encoding neutral cholesterol ester hydrolase 1-like encodes the protein MMKLLGGVTLLFAIAVAYYIYIPLPRTISEPWKLMVVDATFRGVVMMGDVAHSLGLSHRVHVINSAIVNFESLVPITNQEIQIEDILFDGVHVRVYQPPGQDGKLRRSVMFIHGGGWALGAPKLGGYDSLCRQMAAELDALVVTVDYRMAPDVHFPVQYDECVRAAKHFLRPEVLEKYSVDPERVAVCGDSAGGNLAAAVAQRIGADNTSAVKLKLQVLLYPVLQALDFNTASYQQNHNVPILYRRLMARFWLEYLGADLDLVQSLMINNHTAQEQNLMSLIHSKLDWTTLLPKRLIKNYKPVFPVTGSSGILKDIPALLDARAAPLLSEDKVLRMVPRAYIMTGEHDVLRDDGMMYARRLELAGVSVTNAHYEDGFHGCVSFAFWPCYFSVGIRAVQNYIAWLDEHL